One window of Mediterraneibacter gnavus ATCC 29149 genomic DNA carries:
- a CDS encoding CPBP family intramembrane glutamic endopeptidase, which produces MKRPFTRLEKKQLLIFALIAFGIPYLMGIPMAFGYQRGTSLDFFANAQMYYPAAGAIVVFLLTKTEFPMPRRFFYGYLVLTVLFAISSVLSVLIPDANLWVMVINMLTIAGNLALWVLFLLDKREVRFIWGLTWSGPDSRRHFLYVVLFFMLFTGNLLISSFTDNTADSFLALFASPMFWLSLLSLFVSFFLVFSAFFGEEYGWRYFLQPILQEHFGMRKGVLILGVFWGLWHLPLNLFYYAPDTRLQSIAAQLITCIALSVFFAFAYMKTDNIWIPVILHFMNNNIAGLISGGTVSGAVIEWKAVLIHLIFYSIFFLPFLASKVFRESETEKK; this is translated from the coding sequence ATGAAACGTCCATTTACCAGACTGGAGAAAAAACAGTTACTAATCTTTGCTTTGATCGCCTTTGGCATTCCTTATCTGATGGGAATCCCGATGGCGTTCGGATATCAACGGGGAACTTCTCTGGATTTTTTTGCAAATGCCCAGATGTATTATCCGGCTGCCGGAGCCATTGTCGTCTTTCTTCTGACAAAAACAGAGTTTCCGATGCCCCGGCGGTTTTTCTATGGGTACCTTGTACTAACTGTACTGTTTGCCATCAGCTCTGTACTCAGTGTACTTATACCGGATGCCAACCTGTGGGTTATGGTCATCAATATGCTCACAATTGCCGGCAATCTGGCTCTCTGGGTTTTGTTTCTTCTTGACAAACGTGAAGTCCGCTTTATCTGGGGACTGACCTGGTCCGGGCCTGACAGCAGAAGACACTTTCTGTATGTAGTTCTGTTTTTCATGCTGTTTACAGGAAATCTTCTGATTTCCAGCTTCACAGACAATACTGCAGATTCCTTCCTCGCTCTTTTTGCTTCTCCGATGTTCTGGCTGTCACTGCTTTCTTTGTTTGTCAGCTTTTTCCTCGTCTTTTCCGCCTTTTTCGGAGAAGAATATGGATGGCGTTACTTTTTGCAACCGATCCTGCAGGAGCATTTTGGAATGCGAAAAGGAGTTCTCATCCTTGGTGTATTCTGGGGATTGTGGCATCTCCCGCTGAACCTGTTTTACTATGCACCTGATACAAGGCTTCAGAGTATTGCCGCACAGCTTATCACCTGTATTGCACTGAGCGTATTCTTTGCTTTTGCTTATATGAAAACAGACAACATCTGGATCCCTGTCATCCTGCATTTTATGAACAACAATATTGCAGGACTGATCAGTGGAGGCACTGTTTCCGGAGCTGTCATAGAATGGAAAGCGGTTTTGATACATCTTATTTTCTATAGTATCTTCTTCCTTCCATTTCTGGCATCCAAAGTGTTTCGGGAGTCAGAGACAGAAAAGAAATGA
- the plsX gene encoding phosphate acyltransferase PlsX, whose amino-acid sequence MSDITRVALDAMGGDHAPAEMVKGAIEAVNKRDDIKILLTGQEALLKKALSEYTYPKDRIEIIPASEVIETAEPPVMAIRRKKDSSIVVAMNLVKKGEADAFVSAGSSGAILVGGQVIVGRIKGVERPPLAPLIPTMKGVSLLIDCGANVDARPSHLVQFAKMGSIYMEHVVGKKNPTVGIVNIGAEEEKGNALVKETFPLLKNCRDINFIGSVEARDIPYGAADVIVSEAFVGNVILKLYEGVGGALTKKIKAGMMTSLRSKIGALLVKPALKATLKDFDASEYGGAPLLGLNGLVVKTHGSSTSKEVCNSIIQCVTFKNQQINEKIRESIQSAQEEKKED is encoded by the coding sequence ATGTCTGATATTACAAGAGTTGCACTGGATGCCATGGGAGGCGATCATGCTCCCGCAGAGATGGTAAAAGGTGCGATAGAAGCTGTTAATAAAAGAGATGATATTAAGATTCTGCTTACAGGGCAGGAAGCACTGCTGAAAAAGGCGTTATCAGAATATACTTATCCCAAAGACCGGATTGAGATCATTCCGGCATCGGAAGTGATCGAAACGGCAGAGCCGCCGGTCATGGCGATTCGGAGAAAAAAAGATTCTTCTATCGTAGTAGCGATGAATCTGGTGAAAAAGGGCGAAGCAGATGCATTTGTATCTGCAGGAAGTTCCGGGGCGATTCTTGTCGGCGGACAGGTGATCGTAGGAAGGATTAAGGGCGTGGAGAGACCTCCGCTTGCACCGCTGATCCCAACGATGAAGGGAGTATCTCTCCTGATTGACTGCGGAGCGAATGTAGATGCAAGACCGTCTCATCTGGTGCAGTTTGCGAAGATGGGATCGATTTACATGGAACATGTGGTAGGAAAGAAGAATCCCACAGTTGGAATCGTGAATATCGGTGCGGAAGAGGAAAAGGGAAACGCGCTTGTAAAAGAGACATTTCCGCTTTTAAAAAACTGCAGGGATATTAACTTTATCGGCAGCGTAGAAGCGAGAGATATTCCGTACGGAGCTGCGGATGTGATCGTTTCGGAAGCGTTTGTAGGGAATGTGATCCTGAAGCTGTATGAAGGTGTCGGCGGAGCTCTGACGAAGAAGATCAAAGCCGGCATGATGACGTCTCTGCGTAGTAAGATCGGTGCGCTTCTTGTGAAGCCGGCACTGAAAGCTACATTAAAGGATTTTGATGCCAGCGAGTATGGAGGAGCTCCTCTTCTGGGGTTGAATGGGCTGGTCGTCAAGACTCACGGAAGTTCTACTTCAAAAGAAGTATGTAATTCAATCATCCAGTGTGTGACATTTAAAAATCAGCAGATCAACGAGAAGATCCGCGAATCGATCCAGTCCGCACAGGAAGAAAAAAAAGAAGATTAA
- the rnc gene encoding ribonuclease III, producing MKKNLKELEKKIGYEFQDFSLLEQAMMHSSYTNEKHLEKYHCNERLEFLGDAVLELVSSEFLFLESPKVSEGKLTKTRASMVCEPSLAFCAREIELGSYLLLGKGEEATGGRQRPSVTSDAMEALIGAIYLDGGFTNAKEFIHRFILTDLENKKLFYDSKTILQEIVQADMEEGISYHLIKEEGPDHNKSFTVEVKIGETVYGTGSGRTKKAAEQEAAYKAILKLKKQN from the coding sequence ATGAAGAAAAATTTAAAAGAGCTGGAAAAAAAGATAGGATATGAGTTTCAGGATTTTTCATTGCTGGAGCAGGCGATGATGCACAGTTCTTATACAAATGAAAAGCATCTGGAAAAATATCATTGCAATGAGAGACTGGAATTTTTAGGGGATGCAGTTTTAGAGCTGGTGTCCAGTGAATTTTTATTTCTTGAATCACCGAAAGTATCGGAAGGAAAGCTGACAAAAACAAGAGCGAGTATGGTGTGTGAGCCTTCTCTGGCATTTTGTGCACGGGAGATCGAACTGGGCAGTTATCTGCTTCTCGGAAAGGGAGAAGAAGCGACAGGAGGACGTCAGAGGCCGTCTGTGACATCGGATGCGATGGAGGCTCTGATCGGCGCGATTTATCTGGACGGTGGTTTTACTAATGCAAAAGAGTTTATTCATCGGTTTATCCTGACAGATCTGGAGAACAAAAAACTCTTTTATGATAGCAAGACTATTTTGCAGGAGATCGTACAGGCTGATATGGAAGAGGGAATCTCTTATCACCTGATTAAAGAAGAAGGTCCGGACCACAACAAATCTTTCACTGTGGAAGTGAAGATCGGGGAGACTGTCTATGGGACAGGAAGCGGACGGACGAAAAAAGCAGCGGAACAGGAAGCCGCTTACAAGGCAATTCTGAAGCTGAAAAAACAAAACTAA
- the rpmF gene encoding 50S ribosomal protein L32 — translation MSICPKNKSSKARRDKRRANWKMSAPNLVKCSKCGELMMPHRVCKACGAYNKREIVSVD, via the coding sequence ATGTCTATCTGTCCAAAGAACAAATCTTCTAAAGCAAGAAGAGATAAGAGAAGAGCAAACTGGAAGATGAGTGCTCCAAACCTGGTAAAATGCAGCAAATGTGGCGAGCTTATGATGCCTCACAGAGTATGTAAAGCATGCGGAGCATACAACAAACGTGAAATCGTTTCAGTTGACTAA
- the pta gene encoding phosphate acetyltransferase gives MAFIDEIKARAKADKKTIVLPETEDVRTYQAAEAVLREGTADLILVGSKEEIEKNGAGFDLTGAVIVDPATSDKTEGYIAKLVELRQKKGMTEEQAREILLTNYLYYGVMMVKMGDADGMVSGACHSTADTLRPCLQILKTKPGTKLVSAFFVMVVPDCDMGADGTFIFGDSGLEQNPDPEKLANIALSSAESFRTLTGKEPVVAMLSHSTKGSAKHADVDKVVEATRLAKEMAPELKLDGELQLDAAIVPAVGESKAPGSPVAGHANVLIFPDLDAGNIGYKLVQRLAKAEAYGPLTQGIAAPVNDLSRGCSAEDIEGVVAITAVQAQAQ, from the coding sequence ATGGCGTTTATTGATGAAATTAAAGCAAGAGCAAAAGCTGACAAAAAGACAATCGTTCTTCCTGAGACAGAAGACGTAAGAACTTACCAGGCTGCAGAGGCAGTTTTAAGAGAGGGGACTGCCGACCTGATCCTTGTAGGAAGCAAGGAAGAGATCGAAAAGAACGGAGCCGGATTTGATCTCACAGGAGCTGTGATCGTAGATCCTGCTACAAGCGACAAGACAGAGGGCTATATTGCAAAACTGGTAGAACTCAGACAGAAAAAAGGAATGACAGAAGAGCAGGCAAGAGAGATTCTTCTGACAAACTATCTGTACTACGGTGTTATGATGGTGAAGATGGGAGATGCTGACGGTATGGTATCCGGAGCATGTCATTCTACAGCAGATACACTTCGTCCGTGTCTGCAGATCCTGAAGACAAAACCGGGAACAAAATTAGTATCCGCATTCTTTGTAATGGTAGTGCCGGATTGCGATATGGGTGCAGACGGTACATTTATTTTTGGAGATTCCGGACTGGAGCAGAATCCGGATCCTGAAAAGCTTGCAAATATCGCACTTTCTTCCGCAGAATCTTTCAGAACTCTGACAGGAAAAGAGCCGGTTGTGGCAATGCTTTCACATTCTACAAAAGGAAGTGCAAAACATGCCGATGTTGATAAAGTTGTAGAGGCTACAAGACTTGCAAAAGAGATGGCACCGGAACTGAAACTGGACGGAGAACTGCAGCTTGACGCAGCGATCGTTCCGGCAGTAGGAGAGTCCAAAGCACCTGGAAGCCCGGTTGCAGGACATGCAAATGTTCTGATCTTCCCTGATCTGGATGCAGGAAATATCGGATACAAGCTTGTACAGAGACTTGCAAAAGCAGAAGCATATGGTCCTCTGACACAGGGAATTGCAGCACCAGTCAACGATCTGTCCCGTGGATGCAGCGCAGAGGATATCGAAGGTGTAGTAGCGATTACAGCAGTACAGGCTCAGGCACAGTAA
- a CDS encoding nucleotidyltransferase yields the protein MKIVGLITEYNPFHNGHQYHIQKSLEVTGADAAIVVMSGDYVQRGTPAIMPKHLRAEMALKCGACAVFELPVCYATATAELFALGAVSFLDQLGVVDYLCFGSECNDLDGLTKIADILCDEPDEYTKFLKENLRAGMSFPAARQDALSSYMGISDCSFLLSDPNNILGIEYLKALRRVKSRIQPFTIKRMESDYHDQTLRSTYSSASAIRSLLAYSSSVLQTQQVTGETFENTPFSSILNELEDQVPKSCLALLKDYHKVLYPVYQNDFSLLMKYKLLNKTPQSLIRYMDVSETLANRIQNNLNDFFNYKQFCELLKTRELTQTRINRALLHIMLGLKKNNVREYMENGGHFYAKLLGFRKDRQDLLSIIAKKSALPLLTRLSDTDSISEIGQKMLRHDILASNLYQSVITDKYKTAFRNEYKQPMLKI from the coding sequence ATGAAAATTGTCGGTTTAATCACAGAATACAATCCTTTTCACAACGGACACCAGTATCATATCCAAAAATCACTGGAAGTCACAGGCGCCGATGCAGCCATTGTCGTGATGAGCGGAGACTACGTGCAGAGAGGGACTCCCGCCATTATGCCAAAGCATCTTCGTGCGGAAATGGCATTAAAATGCGGTGCCTGTGCAGTCTTTGAGCTGCCTGTCTGCTATGCGACCGCCACTGCAGAATTATTTGCGTTGGGAGCTGTCTCCTTTCTGGATCAGCTTGGCGTTGTAGATTACCTCTGCTTTGGCAGTGAATGCAATGATCTTGACGGACTGACAAAAATTGCTGATATCCTCTGTGATGAGCCTGACGAATATACGAAGTTTCTCAAAGAAAATTTAAGAGCAGGTATGTCGTTTCCTGCTGCCCGCCAGGATGCGTTGTCTTCCTACATGGGCATTTCAGACTGTTCTTTTTTATTAAGTGATCCGAACAACATTCTGGGTATCGAATATTTAAAAGCATTGCGACGTGTGAAAAGCAGGATACAGCCGTTTACTATCAAGCGCATGGAATCCGACTACCACGATCAGACGCTGCGCTCTACTTACAGTTCGGCTTCTGCTATCCGTTCTCTCCTTGCATACTCGAGTTCTGTACTCCAGACACAGCAGGTTACCGGAGAGACTTTCGAAAATACACCATTTTCCAGTATTTTAAATGAACTGGAAGATCAGGTGCCCAAAAGCTGCCTGGCACTTTTAAAAGATTATCACAAAGTGTTATATCCGGTTTATCAGAACGATTTTTCGCTTCTGATGAAATATAAGCTTTTGAACAAAACACCTCAGAGTCTCATTCGCTATATGGATGTTTCCGAAACACTTGCCAACCGGATCCAGAACAATCTGAATGATTTCTTTAACTATAAGCAGTTCTGTGAATTATTAAAGACCAGGGAGCTGACACAGACAAGAATCAATCGCGCACTTTTGCATATTATGCTTGGTCTGAAAAAAAACAACGTGAGAGAATATATGGAAAACGGCGGACATTTCTATGCCAAACTTTTAGGTTTTCGAAAAGACAGACAAGATCTGCTTTCTATCATTGCCAAAAAAAGTGCTCTGCCGCTGCTCACCCGCCTTTCCGATACTGACAGTATCTCCGAAATCGGTCAGAAAATGCTCCGACATGATATTTTGGCATCCAATCTGTATCAGTCTGTGATCACGGATAAATATAAGACCGCTTTTCGAAATGAATATAAACAGCCAATGCTGAAGATATAG
- the bsh gene encoding choloylglycine hydrolase, translating into MCTAATYKTKDFYFGRTLDYEFSYGDQIVITPRNYSFHFRHVGDMEHHYAIIGMAHVAEDYPLYYDAMNEKGVAMAGLNFVGNAAYSEVQSNVENIAQFEFISWILSQCASLVEVRELLDRINIVNTPFSEQLPLAQLHWIISDENESITVESMSDGLHIYDNPVGVLTNNPPFPQQMFQLNNYMYLSPKQPENTFCENLALDAYSRGMGGLGLPGDLSSSSRFVRVAFTKVNAISGESEAESVSQFFHILGSVDQQRGCCEVADGKCEITLYTSCCNVAKGIYYYNTYENHQISAVDMHVENLDNNKLICYPVIQGERINYQNK; encoded by the coding sequence ATGTGTACAGCAGCAACTTATAAAACAAAAGATTTTTATTTTGGAAGAACACTCGATTATGAATTCTCTTATGGTGATCAGATAGTAATTACACCACGTAATTATTCGTTTCACTTTCGTCATGTTGGTGATATGGAACATCATTATGCAATTATTGGAATGGCCCATGTAGCAGAGGATTATCCTTTGTACTATGATGCGATGAATGAAAAAGGAGTAGCAATGGCAGGATTGAATTTTGTCGGAAATGCTGCTTATTCTGAGGTTCAGTCTAATGTGGAAAATATTGCACAGTTTGAATTTATTTCGTGGATTTTAAGTCAGTGTGCTTCTTTAGTAGAAGTTCGTGAGCTTCTTGATCGAATTAATATTGTTAATACTCCTTTCAGTGAACAACTGCCATTAGCACAATTGCATTGGATTATCTCTGATGAAAATGAATCAATTACTGTAGAATCTATGTCAGATGGTCTGCATATTTATGATAATCCGGTAGGAGTGCTTACGAATAATCCGCCATTTCCACAACAGATGTTTCAATTAAACAATTATATGTATTTATCCCCAAAGCAACCAGAAAACACTTTTTGCGAAAATTTGGCTCTTGATGCATATAGTAGAGGTATGGGTGGATTAGGTCTTCCGGGAGATCTTTCATCTTCCTCTCGTTTTGTGCGTGTAGCTTTTACAAAAGTAAATGCAATTTCAGGTGAATCAGAGGCAGAAAGTGTTAGTCAGTTCTTCCATATTCTTGGATCTGTGGATCAGCAACGTGGATGTTGTGAGGTGGCTGATGGAAAATGTGAAATCACTTTGTATACGTCTTGTTGTAATGTGGCAAAAGGTATCTATTATTATAATACTTATGAAAATCATCAGATCAGTGCAGTAGATATGCATGTGGAAAATCTGGATAATAACAAATTGATTTGTTATCCGGTAATTCAAGGAGAACGAATCAATTATCAAAATAAATAG
- a CDS encoding acetate kinase, which produces MNVLVINCGSSSLKFQLINAKSEEVLAKGICERIGIDGRLTYQPEGGEKEKSEKAMPTHTEAIQFVIEALTNPETGVVNSLDEIGAVGHRMVHGGEKFASSVVITDEVKKAVEECNDLAPLHNPANLIGVAACENLMPNTPMVAVFDTAFHQTMPPKAYMYGLPYEYYEKYKVRRYGFHGTSHSFVSKRAAELLGKAYDETKTIVCHLGNGSSVTAVLNGKSVDTSMGLTPLEGLVMGTRCGDIDPAIMEFLAHKLDLDVDGVMKILNKDSGVYGLSGGLSSDFRDLTDASLAGDKKAQIAMEVFSYRVAKYIGAYVAVMNGVDDIVFTAGIGENDDIVREQVCSYLGYLGIEFNTELNKGLRGKETELSMPGSKVKVFVIPTNEELAIARETLELVRK; this is translated from the coding sequence ATGAACGTATTAGTAATCAACTGTGGAAGTTCTTCTTTGAAATTCCAGCTGATCAATGCAAAATCTGAGGAGGTTCTGGCAAAAGGAATTTGTGAAAGAATCGGAATTGACGGACGTCTGACTTATCAGCCGGAAGGTGGAGAAAAAGAAAAATCAGAAAAAGCAATGCCGACTCACACAGAGGCGATCCAGTTTGTGATCGAGGCTCTGACAAATCCTGAGACAGGTGTTGTAAACAGCCTGGATGAGATCGGAGCAGTGGGACATCGTATGGTACACGGTGGAGAAAAATTTGCTTCTTCTGTAGTGATCACAGATGAAGTGAAAAAAGCGGTAGAAGAGTGCAATGATCTTGCACCACTTCACAATCCTGCAAACCTGATCGGAGTTGCAGCATGTGAAAATCTGATGCCGAACACACCGATGGTAGCAGTGTTTGATACCGCATTCCATCAGACAATGCCTCCAAAAGCATACATGTACGGACTTCCATATGAATACTATGAGAAATACAAAGTAAGACGTTACGGTTTCCACGGAACAAGCCACAGCTTTGTTTCTAAGAGAGCAGCTGAGTTGTTAGGAAAAGCATATGATGAGACAAAAACGATCGTATGCCACCTTGGAAACGGATCTAGCGTAACAGCTGTTTTAAACGGTAAATCCGTAGATACATCCATGGGACTGACTCCATTGGAAGGACTTGTAATGGGAACACGCTGCGGAGATATCGATCCTGCAATTATGGAATTTTTGGCACACAAGCTGGATCTGGATGTTGACGGCGTTATGAAGATCTTGAATAAGGATTCTGGAGTATACGGACTTTCCGGCGGACTTTCCAGCGATTTCCGTGATCTGACAGATGCCTCTCTGGCAGGCGATAAGAAAGCACAGATCGCAATGGAAGTATTCTCATACAGAGTTGCAAAATATATCGGTGCATACGTAGCTGTTATGAATGGTGTAGATGACATTGTATTTACAGCAGGAATCGGTGAAAATGATGATATCGTAAGAGAACAGGTATGCAGCTACCTGGGTTACCTTGGAATCGAATTCAATACAGAATTAAACAAAGGACTCAGAGGAAAAGAAACAGAGCTCTCAATGCCGGGATCCAAAGTAAAAGTGTTTGTAATTCCTACAAATGAAGAGCTTGCGATTGCACGCGAGACACTGGAACTGGTGCGCAAATAA
- the acpP gene encoding acyl carrier protein, protein MEFEKLQDIIADVLNVSKDDIHPETTFVDDLGADSLDIFQIIMGIEEEFDIEIDNDEAEKISTVQDAVDQIKKVVE, encoded by the coding sequence ATGGAATTTGAAAAATTACAGGATATTATCGCAGACGTGCTGAACGTTTCTAAGGATGACATTCATCCGGAGACTACATTTGTGGATGATTTAGGAGCTGACTCACTGGATATTTTCCAGATTATCATGGGAATTGAAGAAGAATTCGACATTGAGATCGACAACGATGAGGCTGAAAAGATTTCAACAGTGCAGGATGCAGTAGACCAGATTAAAAAAGTAGTAGAATAA
- a CDS encoding YceD family protein: MLINLSDVLSEQHKTVDETVQLEMDTFQSRTGTFPIVSKEPVHVVAEHVKGRELLIHVDTELCILIPCDRCLEDVKQEFDLNFTKHVDLNVSDADLGEGLDESNFISGYHLDVDKMLYNEILIGWPTKVLCSEDCKGICNVCGQNLNMGTCNCEDTALDPRMSVVRDLFKNFKEV, encoded by the coding sequence ATGTTAATTAACCTATCAGACGTTTTGTCAGAACAGCATAAGACAGTTGATGAGACGGTGCAGTTGGAGATGGATACGTTTCAGTCCAGAACAGGTACATTTCCGATTGTGAGTAAAGAACCGGTTCATGTTGTTGCAGAGCATGTGAAAGGCAGAGAGCTTCTTATTCATGTGGATACAGAGTTATGTATTCTGATTCCATGTGACAGATGTCTTGAAGATGTGAAGCAGGAGTTTGACCTGAACTTTACGAAGCATGTTGATTTGAATGTTTCGGATGCTGATCTGGGAGAAGGATTAGATGAATCAAACTTCATAAGCGGATATCATCTTGACGTGGACAAAATGCTCTATAATGAGATATTGATAGGATGGCCGACGAAAGTTCTATGCAGTGAAGACTGTAAGGGCATTTGCAACGTTTGTGGTCAGAACCTAAATATGGGTACCTGTAACTGTGAAGATACAGCTCTTGACCCAAGAATGTCAGTTGTCCGTGATTTGTTTAAGAATTTTAAGGAGGTGTAA
- the mgtE gene encoding magnesium transporter: MEYDVLLSMLEKREFKELKDELENMHPVDIVEMLEDGLEYGKIDKRQMILLFRLLAKEEAAEVFTDMTSDTREVLINALTDSELEEVMEEMYVDDTVDVLEEMPANVVDRLLMATDEETRQKINALLNYPEDSAGSIMNIDYISLNKEMTVADAILKIRQVGINKETIYTCYVTEKKKLIGVVDVKDILTSGESRKIEEIMDENVIYAKTLDDQEEVAETIRKYGLIAIPIIDHEMCMVGIVTVDDAMFVLQDEATEDISIMAGVSPSEGSYFGTSVFRHAKNRSLWLMLLMLSATVTGEILGRYESAMAVMPVLITFIPMLMGTGGNCGSQSSTLVIRGIAVGEIEFKDIFRVIFKEVRIALVVSLILAMVNGLRIYIMYDQDVMLAVAIGITMIAVVVMAKTIGCVLPLAAKKIGLDPAIMAAPLITTILDTCTILVYFRIVTAFFHI; the protein is encoded by the coding sequence ATGGAATACGATGTATTGTTATCAATGCTGGAAAAGCGGGAGTTTAAAGAATTAAAAGATGAACTGGAAAACATGCACCCTGTAGATATTGTGGAAATGCTGGAGGATGGACTGGAATATGGAAAGATCGATAAACGCCAGATGATCCTGCTCTTTAGACTGCTTGCAAAAGAAGAGGCGGCAGAAGTGTTTACAGACATGACCAGTGATACTCGAGAGGTACTGATCAATGCGCTGACGGATTCCGAGCTGGAAGAAGTCATGGAAGAGATGTATGTGGATGATACAGTAGATGTTCTGGAAGAGATGCCTGCTAATGTGGTGGACAGACTGTTGATGGCGACAGATGAAGAGACGCGGCAGAAGATCAATGCGCTTTTGAATTATCCGGAAGACAGTGCCGGAAGTATTATGAATATCGATTATATCAGTCTGAACAAAGAGATGACTGTGGCAGATGCCATTTTGAAGATCCGTCAGGTTGGTATTAATAAAGAGACAATCTATACCTGTTATGTGACAGAAAAGAAAAAGCTGATCGGTGTTGTGGATGTGAAGGACATTTTAACATCCGGTGAATCCAGAAAGATTGAAGAGATCATGGATGAGAATGTCATTTACGCAAAGACGCTGGATGATCAGGAGGAAGTGGCAGAGACAATCCGGAAGTACGGACTGATCGCGATTCCGATCATTGACCATGAGATGTGTATGGTCGGGATTGTAACAGTAGACGACGCTATGTTCGTTTTGCAGGATGAGGCGACAGAAGATATCAGTATCATGGCCGGTGTCAGTCCGAGTGAAGGCTCTTATTTCGGAACCTCGGTATTTCGACATGCCAAGAACAGAAGTCTCTGGTTAATGCTTCTGATGTTATCAGCGACTGTGACAGGAGAGATATTGGGGCGATATGAGAGTGCGATGGCAGTAATGCCGGTTCTGATCACATTTATCCCGATGCTGATGGGAACAGGAGGAAACTGCGGATCCCAGAGTTCTACACTGGTAATTCGGGGAATTGCAGTAGGTGAAATTGAGTTCAAGGACATTTTTCGGGTGATCTTCAAAGAGGTGCGGATTGCACTTGTAGTCAGTTTGATTCTGGCGATGGTCAATGGGCTTCGCATCTATATTATGTACGATCAGGATGTGATGCTGGCAGTGGCGATCGGAATTACGATGATTGCTGTTGTTGTTATGGCAAAGACGATCGGTTGCGTTTTGCCTCTGGCTGCAAAGAAGATCGGTCTGGATCCGGCGATCATGGCGGCACCTTTGATCACTACAATTCTGGATACCTGTACGATTCTGGTATATTTCCGGATCGTAACTGCGTTTTTCCATATCTGA
- a CDS encoding IS630 family transposase, translating to MPSREDAEFIACMEDVLDVYELPYNPQRPVVCMDEKPYQLLGEARSPLPMRPGNDQKVDSEYVRNGTCSIFAFVEPLGGAHHVSVREHRTAIDWAEEIKYLADVMYPDVEKIILVMDNLNTHKPASLYKRYPADEARRIMKRLEIHYTPKHGSWLDIAEIELNVMTRQCLNRRIDNISNLRKELSAWEVERNTVAAKVNWQFRTEDARIKLNSLYPTFTTASE from the coding sequence ATTCCCTCAAGAGAGGACGCAGAATTTATAGCTTGTATGGAGGATGTTCTCGATGTATACGAACTTCCATATAACCCACAACGCCCCGTTGTTTGTATGGACGAAAAACCATATCAGTTACTTGGCGAGGCAAGATCCCCACTTCCTATGCGCCCCGGCAATGACCAGAAAGTAGATTCTGAGTATGTCAGAAATGGTACATGCAGCATTTTTGCATTCGTAGAACCGCTTGGTGGAGCTCATCATGTAAGTGTTCGGGAACATCGGACTGCAATTGACTGGGCAGAAGAAATCAAATATCTTGCCGATGTCATGTATCCAGATGTAGAAAAAATAATTCTTGTAATGGATAATCTTAATACACATAAACCAGCATCATTGTACAAACGTTACCCTGCTGATGAAGCCAGAAGAATCATGAAACGGTTGGAGATTCACTACACACCAAAACATGGCAGCTGGCTTGATATTGCAGAAATCGAACTTAACGTCATGACCAGACAATGTTTGAACAGAAGGATTGATAATATTTCAAATCTTCGTAAGGAATTATCAGCATGGGAAGTTGAACGAAATACCGTAGCCGCAAAGGTAAACTGGCAATTTCGAACGGAGGATGCAAGAATTAAATTGAATTCCTTGTATCCGACATTTACTACTGCATCTGAATAA